The following is a genomic window from Methanoplanus sp. FWC-SCC4.
TGATTATTGTAATTGATGCCGCTTCCTTTGAATTTGGAGTTCCTGTTTTGACCTCTTCAATAAGTGCCGGAACAGCGTCTTTGCCGATGCATGCCAGTGTGTTGCCTGCCCACTCCCTGACCTCCTCATTTGAGTTTCTGAGAAGTTTTACCACAGGTTCGATTGCCGGTTCTCCGATTTTGCAGAGTGCAACCGCCGCCCACATGGATGCTTCCCTGTCGCCTTTTTCAAAAACTTTTGTAAGCGGTTCTACGGCAGGTTCTCCTGTTTCAATCAGTTTTTCCACCGATTCCTTAATTTTATCCGTATCTTCCGAGAAGAGACTGTTTACAAGTGCATCAGTCTGACTCTCAGAGTTTCCAGCCTGTGTGCATCCTGAAACCAGTATTGCGGCAAAAAAAAGACAGACCGCAATAATTACTGCTCCCTTTGATTTCATCATCATTATAGACTTTTGCAGGTATTAACATAAAATAGGTTCATGATAATTTTGGAGTGGCCGGCCGGCATTTTTAAAAATCCCCATGATTTTTACGGATGTGTATAACTTTCCGGTTACATGTCCGTAACACACGTATAGTGAATATTAATATATAATTCAAAGCAAAAACTGACAGCATTATATCACAAACCATGCTGACATTACTTTACGGTAAATTCAGGGCCGGCAGTTTGTGTAAACGGACTAACATATATGGATTACAGCGGATTATCGGTTGCCGGAAAAAGAGTCTACAATGAAGACTGTTATCTTGCGGTACCTGTGGGAAACGGCATCCTTCTTGCGGTTGCAGACGGCCTGGGCGGGCATGCTGCTGGTGATGTTGCGTCCAAAATGGCTGTTGAAGTCCTTCGGAGAGTCTTTTGCGAAAGCTACCGGGACGGGATGAGTGAAACTGAAAAAACGGCGATTCTCAAATCCGCATTTAAGGAGGCTGACGCCCGTATCATGGATGAGGCAGAAGGTGATCGTCTTGGTATGGGGACGACGCTCGTTGCGGCTTACGTGGAGGACGGTTTTGCAATCGTTGCAAATACTGGCGATTCGCGTTTTTACAAAATGAGCGGTGATCTGCTTGAACAGATAACCGTTGATCATTCGCTTGTGCAGGATCTTGTCAGAAGGGGCCTTGTTGATGCCGGTTCTGCAAGGTTTCACCCGATGAAGCATGTGATCAACCATTCTCTCGGGGGTGATTTTGCAGTGGATGTCTTCTCTGTTCACCTCTCAGAAAACGACAGGATCATGCTTTCAAGCGACGGCCTGCATGATTACCTTGACAGCGGTCTGATTGCAAAATGCCTCAATTCCGGGAAAAGTGCGAATGAATCTGCAAAAAATCTCGTAAAGGCCGCTCTTGATACTTCTGATGACAATATTACAGTAGTTGTAATGATTGTCGGATGAGTTTTAAAAAGATTAACGAATGTATAACCAATTGGAAGTTTTCCGTTTGTCTGAAGCGGAAAACCCGTAAGCAGAAAAATTAAACTTAAAGATTTATGAAAAATCCGGAGATGATATGAATATGAATGAGGATATTAGTGAAAATACGATTGCTATCTCAAGTGATCCAGATTTTTATGAAGATTTGTCTGAATACCTAAACGTTCTCTCAAACTCTACCAGGCTTAGGATACTCAAACTTATTGAGCACCATCCAAAAGAAGTCCGTGAGATTGCAAGGGAGATTGACACGAGTTACGAGAACACAAAAAAACACCTTGACAAGCTTTTAAAGACGGGAATTGTCAAGAAAGAGGCAGGAATGGGGAGGCAGACATCAAAGGGCAGCCTTCCGGTATGGAAGTACTCGATGATCTCCGGCGGAATGGAGAGCATAATCCGAAACTTAAGCATATTCAGCAACATCGATGTAAGAATCGGGGAAGAAGAACTCCGTTCAAAGATCGATGAGGTGAACGGGCTTCTCGCATCGGAGTACGGCTCTGATATACCTGTTATTGTCATCCTCGGCGGTGATGAGGACGGGAAGGCATATCCGCTCAAAAAAGATGAAGTCAGGATCGGACGTGAGGATCTATCGTCCCCTGAATATGCTGCATCAGAGTATGCCATTGTTCTTTCGGCCGGTTATGAGGCGGTAACAAGGGTCTCAAAACCTCACGGCAGGTTTGTCCTTAGAAATGGGCAGTGGTATTATGAAGACTGCAAAAGCACCGGCGGTACGTTTATCAACAACAGGCAGATTCCTCCCGGAAAGGAAGTTCCGGTTAATAACGGGGATATGCTTGATCTGGCACGCGGTGCAAAGGGTGCAAGGTTAATCTTCAATATGACCTGAGGTCTGTACGGAAGTATCCGGCGTTTTGGATAACATTTCTGCCGGATAAATTGTTTGCAGCAGAAAATATCAGGAATATAACATTAAGGCAGGAAACCGGGCTGACAGGTATTTATTATGGGTGAAGGATTCAGGAATTCTCTGAATGAGAATAAAAGACATGTTTCAGGGTTTTTCCCGTTCATTGTACTTTCACTCGTATTATTTTCAATCTTCATACTTCCAGCCGCTGCCGGAGAGATAAGTATTGGAGACAATCATTATCTGACCATAGGTGATGCCCTGAATAGTGCATCCCCCGGGGACACCATTTTTGTAGGCAGCGGCAGTTACGATGGGAATTTTGCAATAAATAAACCCGTCCAGCTTATAGGTATTGATTCAGGCGGGGGAATGCCTCGTATTGATACTATGGCCGGTGTCGCGGGACTGACACTGAACGCCAACAATATAGTTATTGAGGGGTTCAGCATATCCGGGGATTCGGACAGTGCAATTCTGGTAAATTCCAATGATAATCTTATAATAAAAAATGATATTACAAAGACACCTGTAGGAATAACGGTTTATTCGTCATCTGGAACAGTTCTTACACAGAACACTATAAGAGGGCACAGGGTCCGCCTTTACATAGACAAATCCGAAAATATTGAAGTTTATCTGAACAATTTTGAGAACATAATCAATGCCAAGTCGCTTTCGCCGTCTGTCATCTGGTCTACCCGGATGTCTGAATATTATTACGGGGGTATGAATTATACTTCAGGTCTTGGAAACTACTGGAATGATTATGTCGGTATTGATAATGACGGAAACGGGATCGGCGATATCCCTTATGATCCTTATCAGACCTCTGGTCAGAATAATCTGACCTCAAATCAGCTTTTTAGGGACAAAAATTATCTGAATACTATTTCATCGGGAAGTATCTACTGGGATAATATGGTGCTTACAACAGGGTACCTTATTGACAAATATCCCCTGGTCGAGCATAACTCGATGTACATCCCGGTGTTTGATTTTAAAACCGGTGAGATATATTCTCAAAATATAACCGGCGGCTATGCTTTTATAAGGGGTGACATAAATCCGGAGGGTGCGTGGTGGCTTGGACAGTCCCCGTTTGAGATAATATTTGTGATGTTTCTGATCTCAACCGTCTCTGCCGGTCTTCTGGTGCTTGTTGGCGGCACAGGTTCGCTTCATTCAGTAAGACGTACCCGTAAAAGTGAGATATTCTTCTTTACCGCAGGTTATTCCCTGCTTGCCGTGGCGCTTTTGTACGCGGTTATCTCATATGTCTCCTTTCCCTTCCTGTTCTTATCGCAGGATCTCATGATAATTCAGCTCATGTTTGTTTTCATGACGACATATCTTGTGTCTTCCTCGTTATTTCTTGGGATTGGGTTTGCGAAATCAAAGGTTCCTGTTCTTCTTAATGCAATCCACGGATATCTGGCAGTAATCTCCGCCCTGCTTTTCATCTTTATATACATGGCCGGGGGAGCAGGGTTTGATCCTGTAATAATGCTTGTATACCCGTCTGTTCTGATTCTTTCAGGGCTTATACCGTTTGTCTTCAGGCATCTTTTCAGGGACAGTTTCATGGGATGGAAGAAGGACAAAAAGCGGATAATCCGTGACACCACCTGGATTCCCTCACGTGATCCGGATTCAACGCAGGTATTTCCGGGAGAGGAGGATATCATGAACTCTTCGCTTGGAAGTTCGTATTTCCCGGCTTCGTTAAAGGAGAGGTATGATCATGTGGAGTTTGTCGGAAAGGGGGGGATTGCAAGAGTCTTTAAGGCTGTCAGGAGGACTGACGGGCAGATCGTTGCAGTGAAGGTTCCGATAAGCTTTGATGAAACAACAGGCCGTCTTTTTATGAAGGAGATGAGGATATGGGAGGATCTCGATCACCCGAATATAGTGAAGCTTTACTCGGTGAACATTCTTCCTGTGCCTTTTGTCGAGATGGAGTTTGTGAGAAAGTCACTTTCGGATGTTGAGCTTCCTCTTTCAAAAAGGGAAGCGGTTTCCATCATTGAGGGTATTGCCGAGGGACTTTCCTATGCACACTCCCGGCACATAATCCACCGTGACATAAAACCGCAGAATATTCTCATTTCGGATGACGGGACTCCGAGGATTACAGACTGGGGTCTTGGAAAGATTATGGGAGACGGGCATGAGACGACTGTTGTCGGCTTTTCACTGAATTATGCGGCACCAGAGCAGATTGCACCAAAAAAATTTGGAAAGCCGGATGAGAGGACTGATATATACCAGATCGGTGTTTTGTTCTATGAACTTCTTATCGGAATGAGGCCGTTTTTTGGTGTCGGTGTCGGTGAGATGAGTGATGAAATAATGAACAGAATCCCGATGAAGCCTTCAGAGAATAAGCCTGAGGATATCATTTTTGATGACATCATTATGAGGATGCTTGAAAAGGAGCCTTCGATGCGTTACCAGAGTGTTGAGGATATGCTCAGGGATTTAAGGGCACTTGAGGACAAAATCCCTGATGAGAGTCAGGGACATTTCTGAGTTCCTCCCTGATTTTTTTTATTTTTCATAGTCTGATTAATTTAATGTTGTGTATAACCGGCCGGTTACATGTACGAATGAAATGCATTTGTTTCATTTATTATACCCTTTGACAATCTATTATTCAGGGTGGTAAGGAAACCAGGGGGACAAAGAGTTTTCCCATTGGTTTTTCCGATGCGCCATCCCGATTAAGTTTTGAAATACCGGAGGTGATGTGTTAGTATTGAAAGAGAAGGCCATCATTTTAAAAGAAAACCTGAACGAATCTATTCGTTAACAATTTGGTATGATCAAAAATCCAATAGAATTAACAAAAAAGGCAACCAGAAAGCCAAATGCAAAATATATACAACCACAAATGAACGGGATACTCCTCTGATATCCAAAAAAACGGAAAAAATAAAGAAAAGATCGACTCGAAGTTTGCATAAATCCAATATCGACAGGGGTTAATGTTCCCTGATATGAGGAATTGTGCAGGATGTATTTTTTCCGTTTTTGAAATTTTAAAAGAGGAAAGATCAGTCAGAAAATATCTTGTCCAAACCAACCCGACAAACCAAATAAATTTTTTTATCAGGCGTGAATGAAATTTGTCTCCGACGCCTCTGTTTTGAAGCCTGAATTTAAAGGACCTGACTTTTAAGAAAGGTTCTGTTTTTTTTGCATATATGGTCTAACCGGGAGATTAAACCTCATAATCCCGGGTATTCTATTCATATATAACGCCGTGGTCTGAAATTTATATTTAGGGAAGCACGAAACTCTCTGATGTCTGGAAAAGCCAGGGGAGAAAAAAGCAAAAAAAGTTTTTCCCGGGGGCCAACCGGTCCGGCAGATCTTTTCGTAGTCTCCCAAAAAAAATCAGGAGTAAATAATCATGAAACAAATTGAGCTAAAAACGGCAGTAATTATTCACATGATCGCACTTATGGTGCT
Proteins encoded in this region:
- a CDS encoding HEAT repeat domain-containing protein, which gives rise to MMMKSKGAVIIAVCLFFAAILVSGCTQAGNSESQTDALVNSLFSEDTDKIKESVEKLIETGEPAVEPLTKVFEKGDREASMWAAVALCKIGEPAIEPVVKLLRNSNEEVREWAGNTLACIGKDAVPALIEEVKTGTPNSKEAASITIIKIGEPALPFLGVELNAGDAKSAPEIDAIIRSIYATKGLLERLDTENTPAKNESKATGDNESGTA
- a CDS encoding PP2C family protein-serine/threonine phosphatase gives rise to the protein MDYSGLSVAGKRVYNEDCYLAVPVGNGILLAVADGLGGHAAGDVASKMAVEVLRRVFCESYRDGMSETEKTAILKSAFKEADARIMDEAEGDRLGMGTTLVAAYVEDGFAIVANTGDSRFYKMSGDLLEQITVDHSLVQDLVRRGLVDAGSARFHPMKHVINHSLGGDFAVDVFSVHLSENDRIMLSSDGLHDYLDSGLIAKCLNSGKSANESAKNLVKAALDTSDDNITVVVMIVG
- a CDS encoding FHA domain-containing protein — encoded protein: MNMNEDISENTIAISSDPDFYEDLSEYLNVLSNSTRLRILKLIEHHPKEVREIAREIDTSYENTKKHLDKLLKTGIVKKEAGMGRQTSKGSLPVWKYSMISGGMESIIRNLSIFSNIDVRIGEEELRSKIDEVNGLLASEYGSDIPVIVILGGDEDGKAYPLKKDEVRIGREDLSSPEYAASEYAIVLSAGYEAVTRVSKPHGRFVLRNGQWYYEDCKSTGGTFINNRQIPPGKEVPVNNGDMLDLARGAKGARLIFNMT
- a CDS encoding protein kinase domain-containing protein is translated as MGEGFRNSLNENKRHVSGFFPFIVLSLVLFSIFILPAAAGEISIGDNHYLTIGDALNSASPGDTIFVGSGSYDGNFAINKPVQLIGIDSGGGMPRIDTMAGVAGLTLNANNIVIEGFSISGDSDSAILVNSNDNLIIKNDITKTPVGITVYSSSGTVLTQNTIRGHRVRLYIDKSENIEVYLNNFENIINAKSLSPSVIWSTRMSEYYYGGMNYTSGLGNYWNDYVGIDNDGNGIGDIPYDPYQTSGQNNLTSNQLFRDKNYLNTISSGSIYWDNMVLTTGYLIDKYPLVEHNSMYIPVFDFKTGEIYSQNITGGYAFIRGDINPEGAWWLGQSPFEIIFVMFLISTVSAGLLVLVGGTGSLHSVRRTRKSEIFFFTAGYSLLAVALLYAVISYVSFPFLFLSQDLMIIQLMFVFMTTYLVSSSLFLGIGFAKSKVPVLLNAIHGYLAVISALLFIFIYMAGGAGFDPVIMLVYPSVLILSGLIPFVFRHLFRDSFMGWKKDKKRIIRDTTWIPSRDPDSTQVFPGEEDIMNSSLGSSYFPASLKERYDHVEFVGKGGIARVFKAVRRTDGQIVAVKVPISFDETTGRLFMKEMRIWEDLDHPNIVKLYSVNILPVPFVEMEFVRKSLSDVELPLSKREAVSIIEGIAEGLSYAHSRHIIHRDIKPQNILISDDGTPRITDWGLGKIMGDGHETTVVGFSLNYAAPEQIAPKKFGKPDERTDIYQIGVLFYELLIGMRPFFGVGVGEMSDEIMNRIPMKPSENKPEDIIFDDIIMRMLEKEPSMRYQSVEDMLRDLRALEDKIPDESQGHF